A single region of the Halopiger xanaduensis SH-6 genome encodes:
- a CDS encoding S8 family serine peptidase gives MSASTIGSRARSAGVAALVACLLCVLFIGAAPGAWAATPAASAPDDATPASAEPAPVADALENADGTVTTLIRLEPFDGEAVSSVDEGVDEIEVEGEREDDIIAARRSHAEATQQSLERYANATEGVTLERSFWITNAAQVTVDTERASLADLAQLEGVTRIERDAVVSSSSVAAPSAPSTGEATATRAELATAGESSSAEYTEGLEKIRVPEAWDAFRTRGEGVRVAVLDSGVDADHPDIEVAEWKDFDDNPSAEPVDYDGHGTQVSGIVAGGNASGTHIGVAPDATLLHGAVMTDCENRKRCGGRSSTILAGMEWALEEDADVISLSLGWDGHSRASVDAIENAREAGTVVVGAVGNGGEGTSLSPGNAYDVVSVGAIDRSDDVPSFSGGEEIDTAGEWRGDAPVRWPDSYVVPDVVAPGVSVKSATPGGGYRTNLGTSLTAPHVAGTVALVQSATAEELSPDEIKRALEETAWKPEGEDVPAAKDVRYGSGIVDAYAAIDAVGQYATLAGTVTDAETGAPIANATVEVIGEGDPYEATTDADGRYEIPGLAGDQEYAVVVERDGYESVTETRTVASDETSTLDVELAGNGTIEVDVTDAHFGDGIEAATVEAVGPAGTYTGAHVGDGTYRLENVPTRGEYDLRVGADGYVDAERAVSFAADTDRLAESVTLDGDAALAVTVQTEDREPIENATVTVERDSGVTYDANGTTREDGTLEVVVPGTGESYAVEAAAPEFESNAVETGPVASGETVSVTVPLPAPVPFPVTGTVAALFALCAVLGGVYAWQRARES, from the coding sequence ATGTCCGCCTCGACGATCGGTTCTCGAGCGCGGTCCGCCGGAGTGGCGGCGCTGGTTGCATGCCTTCTCTGCGTCCTGTTCATCGGAGCCGCTCCCGGCGCGTGGGCGGCGACACCCGCTGCGTCCGCGCCGGACGATGCGACTCCCGCTTCCGCCGAACCTGCTCCCGTCGCCGACGCGCTCGAGAACGCCGACGGAACCGTCACGACGCTGATCCGACTCGAACCGTTCGACGGCGAGGCGGTCTCGAGTGTCGACGAGGGTGTTGACGAGATCGAGGTCGAGGGCGAACGCGAGGACGATATCATCGCCGCTCGACGGAGCCACGCCGAGGCGACACAGCAATCCCTCGAGCGGTACGCGAACGCGACCGAGGGCGTCACGCTCGAGCGCTCGTTCTGGATTACGAACGCAGCTCAGGTAACGGTCGATACCGAGCGCGCGTCGCTGGCGGATCTCGCGCAACTCGAGGGCGTGACGCGCATCGAGCGGGATGCCGTCGTCTCGAGTTCTTCGGTAGCCGCTCCGTCGGCGCCGAGCACGGGCGAGGCGACGGCGACGCGAGCCGAATTGGCGACCGCGGGGGAATCCTCGAGCGCGGAGTATACTGAAGGACTCGAGAAGATCCGCGTTCCCGAGGCCTGGGACGCGTTCCGAACCAGAGGAGAAGGCGTCAGAGTCGCCGTGCTCGACTCCGGCGTCGATGCGGACCATCCGGACATCGAGGTCGCGGAGTGGAAGGACTTCGACGACAACCCGTCGGCCGAGCCGGTCGACTACGACGGCCACGGGACGCAGGTGTCGGGCATCGTCGCCGGCGGCAACGCCAGCGGAACCCACATCGGCGTGGCGCCGGACGCGACCCTGCTCCACGGGGCCGTCATGACCGACTGCGAGAACCGGAAGCGCTGCGGCGGGCGTTCCTCGACCATTCTGGCCGGAATGGAGTGGGCGCTCGAGGAGGACGCCGACGTTATCAGTCTGAGTCTGGGGTGGGACGGCCACAGTCGCGCTTCCGTCGACGCGATCGAGAACGCCCGCGAAGCCGGTACCGTCGTCGTCGGCGCGGTCGGCAACGGCGGCGAGGGAACGTCGCTGTCGCCGGGGAACGCCTACGACGTGGTCAGCGTCGGAGCGATCGATCGGTCGGACGACGTCCCCTCCTTCTCCGGCGGCGAAGAGATCGACACCGCCGGCGAGTGGCGCGGCGACGCGCCGGTCCGTTGGCCCGACTCGTACGTCGTTCCCGACGTCGTCGCACCGGGCGTGAGCGTGAAGAGCGCGACGCCCGGCGGCGGCTACCGAACGAACCTCGGGACCAGTCTGACGGCGCCACACGTCGCCGGCACGGTCGCGCTCGTGCAGTCCGCGACCGCGGAAGAGCTCTCGCCCGACGAAATCAAACGTGCGCTCGAGGAGACGGCCTGGAAACCGGAGGGCGAGGACGTTCCTGCAGCAAAAGACGTCCGCTACGGGAGCGGGATCGTCGACGCCTACGCGGCGATCGATGCGGTCGGTCAGTACGCGACGCTCGCGGGGACGGTGACCGACGCCGAAACCGGCGCCCCGATCGCGAACGCGACCGTCGAAGTCATCGGCGAGGGCGACCCGTACGAGGCGACAACCGACGCGGACGGTCGCTACGAGATTCCCGGGTTGGCCGGCGACCAGGAGTACGCCGTCGTCGTCGAGCGCGACGGGTACGAGTCGGTGACTGAAACCCGGACCGTCGCCAGCGACGAGACGTCGACCCTCGACGTCGAACTCGCCGGCAACGGGACGATCGAAGTCGACGTGACCGACGCCCACTTCGGCGACGGAATCGAGGCGGCGACGGTCGAAGCCGTCGGACCGGCGGGAACGTACACCGGTGCGCACGTCGGCGACGGGACGTACCGCCTCGAGAACGTGCCGACGCGGGGCGAGTACGACCTCCGCGTGGGCGCTGACGGGTACGTCGACGCTGAGCGAGCGGTTTCGTTCGCCGCTGATACAGACCGACTCGCGGAATCGGTGACGCTCGACGGGGACGCCGCGCTCGCGGTCACCGTCCAGACGGAAGATAGAGAGCCGATCGAAAACGCGACTGTGACAGTCGAACGTGACAGCGGCGTCACGTACGATGCGAACGGGACGACACGGGAGGACGGGACGCTCGAGGTCGTCGTCCCCGGAACTGGCGAGTCGTACGCCGTCGAAGCCGCCGCACCCGAGTTCGAGTCGAACGCCGTCGAGACGGGACCGGTCGCGAGCGGCGAAACTGTGAGCGTGACAGTACCGCTCCCGGCGCCGGTGCCGTTCCCCGTGACTGGAACGGTCGCCGCACTGTTCGCGCTGTGTGCCGTCCTCGGCGGCGTCTACGCGTGGCAGCGCGCTCGCGAGTCGTAA
- a CDS encoding vWA domain-containing protein: MPSDRRRFLTLCTAAAASSAALAGCSLPTSTPSTATDGERVDDWQYSPEREDDDNGLWSFGGSDDAAGGNGVEMATSTDESIGLAAGGAADVGTLRRNVAEGYLPLPESVATEGLFHEYYFDTGGDGSCGSLFCPTYTPAVAPDPLSGEPERYLSVGLESGLAQSEFERPALNLVVVLDISGSMRASFDDYYYDQFGNRHEAEGDTSRPKIDVAKEALAAMTRQLRPDDRLGVVLFNGEAHLAKPLREVDRTDMDAIREHMREDVEARGGTNVSAGLELSEELVAEYDDADREAYENRTILITDAQINVGETDADELQASLEANADRDHHTTVVGVGVDFNAELIDRLTAVRGANYYSVHSADEFERRVTEEFEYMVSPLVYDLSLELAADGYEIVRVYGSTAADSATGELMRVNTLFPSARTDGEAKGGVVLVQVARTDAGDADSADATLTLEASWETRSGERRSTTETVAFPSGDDERYGSSAVRKAILLARYADLLRNWTIHEREGDLVAVDGADDGIAPAPDPEADRLGEWELQSDPLTVSPPYDERLERFRDHLRSEREAIGDEALERERELLDEILASG, from the coding sequence ATGCCCTCCGATCGACGACGATTCCTGACGCTCTGTACCGCTGCCGCCGCCTCGAGCGCCGCGCTGGCCGGCTGTTCGCTGCCGACGTCGACGCCGTCGACGGCAACTGACGGGGAGCGGGTCGACGACTGGCAGTACTCGCCGGAGCGCGAGGACGACGACAACGGCCTCTGGAGTTTCGGCGGGAGCGACGACGCGGCGGGTGGCAACGGCGTCGAAATGGCGACGAGCACCGACGAAAGCATCGGACTCGCGGCCGGCGGCGCCGCCGACGTCGGCACGCTCAGGCGCAACGTCGCCGAAGGCTACCTGCCGCTCCCCGAGAGCGTGGCCACCGAGGGGCTGTTCCACGAGTACTACTTCGACACCGGCGGCGACGGCTCCTGCGGCTCGCTGTTCTGCCCGACCTATACGCCGGCCGTGGCGCCGGACCCGCTTTCCGGCGAGCCCGAGCGGTACCTGTCGGTCGGCCTCGAGTCGGGCCTCGCCCAATCTGAGTTCGAACGCCCGGCGCTGAACCTCGTGGTCGTGCTGGACATCTCGGGCTCGATGCGCGCCAGCTTCGACGACTACTACTACGATCAGTTCGGCAACCGGCACGAAGCCGAGGGCGACACAAGTCGGCCGAAGATCGACGTCGCGAAGGAGGCGCTGGCCGCGATGACGCGGCAGCTCCGGCCCGACGACCGGCTCGGCGTCGTGCTGTTCAACGGCGAAGCGCACCTCGCGAAGCCGCTTCGTGAGGTCGACCGAACCGATATGGACGCGATCCGCGAGCACATGCGCGAAGACGTCGAAGCCCGCGGCGGGACGAACGTCTCGGCCGGACTCGAGTTGAGCGAGGAGTTGGTCGCCGAGTACGACGACGCCGACCGCGAGGCGTACGAGAACCGCACGATCCTGATTACGGACGCCCAGATCAACGTCGGCGAGACCGACGCCGACGAGCTCCAGGCGAGCCTCGAGGCGAACGCCGACCGGGACCACCATACGACGGTGGTCGGCGTCGGCGTGGACTTCAACGCGGAACTGATCGATCGGTTGACGGCCGTCCGCGGCGCGAACTACTACAGCGTCCACTCCGCGGACGAGTTCGAGCGCCGCGTGACCGAGGAGTTCGAGTACATGGTGTCGCCGCTGGTCTACGATCTCTCGCTGGAACTCGCGGCCGACGGGTACGAAATCGTGCGGGTGTACGGATCGACGGCCGCGGACTCGGCAACGGGGGAACTCATGCGCGTGAACACGCTGTTCCCGTCGGCCCGAACCGACGGCGAGGCGAAAGGCGGCGTCGTCCTCGTGCAGGTCGCGCGGACGGACGCGGGGGACGCGGACTCGGCGGACGCGACGCTGACCCTCGAGGCGAGCTGGGAGACGCGGTCGGGCGAGCGCCGATCGACGACCGAGACCGTCGCGTTCCCGTCCGGCGACGACGAGCGCTACGGCAGTAGCGCCGTCCGCAAGGCGATCCTGCTGGCCCGCTACGCCGACCTGCTGCGGAACTGGACGATCCACGAGCGCGAGGGCGACCTCGTCGCGGTCGACGGCGCCGACGACGGCATCGCCCCCGCTCCCGACCCCGAAGCGGATCGGCTCGGCGAGTGGGAGTTGCAGTCGGATCCGCTTACGGTGTCACCGCCGTACGACGAGCGACTCGAGCGCTTCCGCGACCACCTCCGTTCGGAACGCGAGGCGATCGGCGACGAGGCCCTCGAGCGGGAGCGAGAACTGCTCGACGAGATTCTAGCGAGCGGCTGA
- the leuC gene encoding 3-isopropylmalate dehydratase large subunit — translation MSEGTLYDKVWDRHKVTTLPTGQDQLFIGLHLIHEVTSPQAFGMLRERDLEVAYPELTHATVDHIVPTADQSRPYEEDAAEEMMAELEENVREAGIEFSDPTTGDQGIVHVIGPEQGLTQPGKTIVCGDSHTSTHGAFGALAFGIGTSQIRDVLATGTVAMEKQKVRKIQVDGELGEGVEAKDIILEIIRRLGTEGGVGYVYEYAGEAIESLGMEGRMSICNMSIEGGARAGYVNPDETTYEWLEETDYFQENPERFEELKPYWESIRSDEDAEYDDIVRIDANELEPVVTWGTTPGQGIGITDPIPAPEDLPEDKQDTARRAQEHMRVEPGDTMAGYDIDVAFLGSCTNARLPDLRRAARIVEGREVHDDVRAMVVPGSQRVQKQAEEEGLKDTFEEAGFEWRNAGCSMCLGMNEDQLEGDEACASSSNRNFIGRQGSKDGRTVLMNPRMVAAAAIQGEVTDVRELPEAEVTAR, via the coding sequence ATGAGCGAAGGCACGCTGTACGACAAGGTCTGGGATCGACACAAAGTCACGACGCTGCCGACCGGACAGGACCAACTGTTCATCGGCCTCCACCTCATCCACGAGGTGACGAGCCCGCAGGCGTTCGGGATGCTCCGCGAGCGCGACCTCGAGGTCGCCTACCCCGAACTGACCCACGCGACGGTCGACCACATCGTCCCGACGGCCGACCAGTCCCGCCCCTACGAGGAGGACGCGGCCGAGGAGATGATGGCCGAACTCGAGGAGAACGTCCGCGAGGCCGGCATCGAGTTCTCGGACCCGACGACGGGCGATCAGGGGATCGTCCACGTCATCGGACCGGAGCAGGGCCTCACCCAGCCCGGCAAGACGATCGTCTGCGGCGACTCGCACACCTCCACGCACGGCGCCTTCGGCGCGCTCGCGTTCGGGATCGGCACCAGCCAGATCCGGGACGTGCTCGCGACGGGCACCGTCGCCATGGAGAAGCAGAAAGTGCGGAAGATCCAGGTCGACGGCGAACTCGGCGAGGGCGTCGAGGCCAAGGACATCATCCTCGAGATCATCCGCCGACTCGGCACCGAGGGCGGCGTCGGCTACGTCTACGAGTACGCCGGCGAGGCCATCGAGTCGCTGGGCATGGAGGGTCGGATGTCGATCTGCAACATGTCCATCGAGGGCGGCGCCCGCGCGGGCTACGTCAACCCCGACGAGACCACCTACGAGTGGCTCGAGGAGACGGACTACTTCCAGGAAAACCCCGAGCGCTTCGAGGAACTCAAACCCTACTGGGAGTCGATTCGATCCGACGAGGACGCCGAATACGACGACATCGTCCGCATCGACGCGAACGAACTCGAGCCGGTCGTCACCTGGGGCACCACCCCTGGCCAGGGAATCGGCATCACGGATCCGATCCCGGCGCCCGAGGACCTGCCCGAAGATAAGCAGGACACCGCGCGACGCGCCCAGGAGCACATGCGCGTCGAGCCCGGCGACACGATGGCAGGTTACGACATCGACGTGGCCTTCCTCGGCTCCTGTACGAACGCCCGCCTGCCGGACCTGCGACGCGCGGCCCGCATTGTCGAGGGCCGCGAGGTCCACGACGACGTCCGCGCGATGGTCGTCCCCGGCAGCCAGCGCGTGCAGAAGCAGGCCGAGGAGGAAGGCCTCAAAGACACCTTCGAGGAAGCCGGCTTCGAGTGGCGCAACGCCGGCTGTTCGATGTGTCTCGGCATGAACGAGGACCAGCTCGAGGGCGACGAGGCCTGCGCCTCCTCCTCGAACCGGAACTTCATCGGCCGCCAGGGGAGTAAGGACGGGCGCACCGTCCTGATGAACCCGCGGATGGTCGCCGCGGCGGCGATCCAGGGTGAAGTGACCGACGTTCGCGAACTGCCGGAAGCGGAGGTGACCGCCCGATGA
- the leuD gene encoding 3-isopropylmalate dehydratase small subunit, producing the protein MSDEVEIPEVNYVTGSGIPIRGNDIDTDQIIPARFMKVVTFDGLGEFAFFDVRFDDDDNPKDHPMNEDRYQDSSVMVVNSNFGCGSSREHAPQALMRWGIDAIIGESFAEIFAGNCLALGIPTVTADSETIQELQDWVDEHPDEEIEIDVEAEEVTYGGRTIDVTVDEAQRKALVEGVWDTTALMKSNAGEVRKKAEELPYVEDAAIPETE; encoded by the coding sequence ATGAGCGACGAAGTTGAAATCCCTGAAGTCAACTACGTCACCGGGTCCGGTATCCCGATCCGGGGGAACGACATCGACACCGACCAGATCATCCCCGCGCGGTTCATGAAGGTCGTCACCTTCGACGGACTGGGCGAGTTCGCGTTCTTCGACGTCCGGTTCGATGACGACGACAACCCCAAAGACCATCCGATGAACGAGGACCGCTATCAGGACTCCTCGGTGATGGTCGTCAACAGCAACTTCGGCTGCGGCTCCTCGCGCGAGCACGCGCCTCAGGCCCTGATGCGCTGGGGGATCGACGCGATCATCGGCGAGAGCTTCGCCGAGATCTTCGCGGGCAACTGTCTGGCCCTCGGGATTCCGACCGTCACGGCCGACAGCGAGACGATCCAGGAACTGCAGGACTGGGTCGACGAGCACCCCGACGAAGAAATCGAGATCGACGTCGAAGCCGAGGAAGTCACCTACGGCGGACGGACCATCGACGTCACCGTCGACGAGGCCCAGCGCAAAGCCTTAGTCGAGGGCGTCTGGGACACGACGGCGCTGATGAAGTCCAACGCCGGGGAAGTCCGCAAGAAGGCCGAGGAACTGCCGTACGTCGAAGACGCGGCGATTCCTGAAACCGAGTAG
- the dph5 gene encoding diphthine synthase, which produces MLTFIGLGLYDERSITVEGQTALRNADRAYAEFYTSKLIGTTIEDLESYHDAEIEVRDRAGVEQEPDAILEAAENEDVAFLTAGDTMISTTHVDLRLRAHDRGIETRVIHGVTAQTATSSLTGLQNYRFGKATTLPFPYAHGADGLPASVTETIDANRADGLHTVVYLDIKAEREEYMTADTGAELLAEAYPDLVGVVVARAGSPDPLVEAGTMTELADREFGDPLHLLVIPGECHLLEADALVELAGADREHLEIA; this is translated from the coding sequence ATGCTCACCTTCATCGGCCTCGGCCTCTACGACGAGCGCTCGATCACCGTCGAGGGGCAAACGGCGCTTCGAAACGCCGACCGCGCCTACGCCGAATTCTACACCAGCAAGCTCATCGGGACGACGATCGAGGACCTCGAGTCATACCACGACGCCGAGATCGAAGTCCGAGACCGAGCCGGCGTCGAGCAGGAGCCGGACGCCATCCTCGAGGCCGCCGAGAACGAGGACGTGGCCTTCCTGACGGCCGGCGACACGATGATCTCGACGACCCACGTCGACCTCCGGCTACGGGCCCACGACCGCGGCATCGAAACCCGCGTGATCCACGGCGTCACCGCGCAGACGGCGACCAGTTCGCTGACCGGCCTGCAGAACTACCGGTTCGGAAAGGCGACGACGCTGCCGTTCCCCTACGCACACGGGGCGGACGGCCTCCCGGCGAGCGTGACCGAGACGATCGACGCGAACAGAGCGGACGGCCTTCACACGGTGGTCTACCTCGACATCAAAGCCGAGCGCGAGGAGTACATGACTGCAGATACGGGCGCCGAATTGCTCGCCGAGGCGTACCCGGACCTCGTCGGCGTCGTCGTCGCCCGCGCCGGCAGTCCGGACCCGCTCGTCGAGGCCGGAACGATGACCGAACTCGCCGACCGGGAGTTCGGCGACCCGCTCCACCTGCTCGTGATTCCAGGGGAATGCCACCTCCTCGAGGCCGACGCGCTGGTCGAACTCGCCGGTGCGGACCGGGAGCATCTCGAAATCGCCTGA
- a CDS encoding isocitrate/isopropylmalate dehydrogenase family protein — MTHEIAVIPGDGIGQEVTPAAVEVLEALDVDFEFVEAEAGDAVKEETGEALPQETYDLAASADATLFGAAGETAADVILPLRDAVDSFVNIRPAKAYPGVDAVRPETDLVFLRENTEGVYSGIEDRLTQDVSTLTRVVTESASEDLGEFACEYVEDNSYDGFTIAHKANVMRETDGLFRDTIKRVADENGVETDEVLMDAFATHVCLNPEQFDVIVCPNLAGDVLSDLAAGLVGGLGLLPSANVGPERALFEPVHGTAPDIAGEGVANPAATIISAAMLLEYLGYDEEGQAVHEAVEATLEDGPRTPDLGGDASTEDVTNAIIGRL; from the coding sequence ATGACTCACGAAATCGCCGTCATCCCCGGCGACGGAATCGGTCAGGAAGTCACGCCCGCGGCCGTCGAGGTCCTCGAGGCGCTCGACGTCGACTTCGAGTTCGTCGAGGCCGAGGCCGGCGACGCGGTCAAAGAAGAAACCGGCGAGGCGCTGCCCCAGGAAACCTACGACCTCGCGGCGTCGGCGGACGCGACGCTGTTCGGCGCGGCCGGCGAGACTGCGGCCGACGTCATCCTGCCGCTGCGCGACGCGGTCGACTCGTTCGTCAACATCCGACCCGCGAAGGCCTATCCCGGCGTCGACGCCGTCCGTCCCGAGACCGATCTGGTCTTCCTCCGCGAGAACACCGAGGGCGTCTACTCGGGGATCGAGGACCGACTGACGCAGGACGTCTCGACGCTGACCCGCGTGGTTACCGAGTCGGCCTCCGAGGACCTGGGCGAGTTCGCCTGCGAGTACGTCGAGGACAACAGCTACGACGGCTTCACGATCGCCCACAAGGCGAACGTCATGCGCGAGACGGACGGCCTCTTCCGCGACACGATCAAGCGCGTCGCCGACGAGAACGGCGTCGAAACCGACGAAGTGCTGATGGACGCCTTCGCGACGCACGTCTGTCTCAACCCGGAGCAGTTCGACGTCATCGTCTGTCCGAACCTCGCGGGCGACGTGCTCTCGGATCTGGCCGCCGGGCTGGTCGGCGGCCTCGGTCTTCTCCCGAGCGCGAACGTCGGCCCCGAGCGCGCGCTGTTCGAACCCGTCCACGGCACCGCGCCCGACATCGCCGGCGAGGGCGTCGCGAACCCGGCCGCGACGATCATCTCCGCCGCGATGCTGCTCGAGTACCTCGGCTACGACGAGGAGGGACAGGCGGTCCACGAGGCCGTCGAGGCGACGCTCGAGGACGGTCCGCGAACGCCGGACTTGGGCGGCGACGCCTCGACCGAGGACGTGACGAACGCGATTATCGGGCGACTCTAA
- a CDS encoding beta-glucosidase family protein — MGTNIADLVDDLTLEEKIDLVHGAPDPDGKATGYVPGNDRVGIPPLRMVDGPLGVRAMAERATAFPASIALAASWNPELAREFGAALGRETAAHDQDVVLGPGVNIVRVPHGGRNFEYYSEDPHLASRTGVGTIEGIQSEGVAATVKHYVANNQETNRYEVSADIGERALREIYLPAFRAAVEEGNVHSVMTAYNRVNGAHMSDHGYLLSDVLKDEWGFDGLVVSDWWGTRSTVDAALAGLDLEMPGVELEEFLPADPEEMDAPGDGGGTGDGALPPLPDVPAYFGEPLREAVEGGDVDESVLDEKVSRLLDLLESIGRFDNGAPEGELDTDEHRRLAQEIAIEGTVMLQNDGALPLADDESIALVGPNADTAKLGGGGSSEVTPFTETSPLEGLEDRAADLTFERGVEPIAESSFFDDGDETTDEGNASIDAAVTAADEADCAVVVAQDDATEFTDRDSLELPGDQNELISAVADAAERTVVVLRTSGPVAMPWLEAVDAVLETWYPGQADGEALAAVLFGDADPGGRLPVTFGQSAADYPTADEAAFPGVDDVTSYDEGVFVGYRYFDEHDREPLFPFGHGLSYAAFEYDNAAVTETDAGFEVTVGVSNASDRAGTEVVQVYAAKAAAPVPTPERELVGFESVSLGAGESTAVTVSLEAEDFAYYDESEDGPDGWTVAHGTNMIAVGRSSRDLKATLEVDV; from the coding sequence ATGGGAACGAATATCGCGGACCTCGTCGACGACCTCACGCTTGAGGAGAAGATCGACCTCGTTCACGGCGCGCCTGACCCGGACGGAAAAGCGACCGGCTACGTGCCCGGCAACGATCGGGTCGGCATCCCGCCGCTTCGGATGGTCGACGGCCCGCTCGGCGTCCGGGCGATGGCTGAACGCGCCACGGCGTTCCCCGCGTCGATCGCTCTCGCGGCGTCGTGGAACCCGGAACTGGCCCGCGAGTTCGGCGCCGCGCTCGGGAGGGAGACGGCGGCCCACGATCAGGACGTCGTGCTCGGACCGGGCGTCAACATCGTCCGCGTTCCTCACGGCGGACGGAACTTCGAATACTACAGCGAGGACCCGCACCTCGCGTCTCGGACCGGCGTCGGGACGATCGAGGGCATCCAGTCCGAGGGCGTCGCGGCGACGGTCAAACATTACGTCGCGAACAATCAGGAGACGAACCGCTACGAGGTCAGCGCCGACATCGGCGAGCGGGCGCTGCGCGAGATTTACCTGCCGGCGTTCCGAGCGGCGGTCGAGGAGGGTAACGTCCACTCCGTGATGACTGCCTATAACCGGGTCAACGGCGCCCACATGAGCGACCACGGGTATCTCCTCTCGGACGTGCTGAAGGATGAGTGGGGGTTCGACGGCCTCGTCGTCTCCGACTGGTGGGGCACCCGCAGCACCGTCGACGCGGCGCTGGCCGGTCTCGACCTCGAGATGCCCGGCGTCGAACTCGAGGAGTTCCTCCCCGCCGATCCGGAGGAAATGGACGCACCTGGCGACGGAGGCGGGACCGGCGACGGCGCGCTGCCGCCGCTACCGGACGTCCCCGCCTACTTCGGCGAGCCGCTTCGCGAGGCCGTCGAGGGCGGCGACGTCGACGAATCGGTCCTCGACGAAAAGGTCTCGCGACTCCTCGATCTCCTCGAGTCGATCGGCCGGTTCGACAACGGTGCGCCCGAGGGCGAACTCGACACCGACGAGCATCGCCGGCTGGCCCAGGAAATCGCGATCGAGGGGACGGTCATGCTGCAAAATGACGGCGCGCTCCCCCTGGCGGACGACGAGTCGATCGCCCTCGTCGGACCGAACGCCGATACCGCGAAACTCGGCGGCGGCGGATCGTCCGAGGTAACGCCGTTCACGGAAACGAGTCCGCTCGAGGGACTCGAGGATCGCGCGGCCGACCTTACGTTCGAGCGCGGCGTCGAGCCGATCGCCGAGTCGTCGTTCTTCGACGACGGTGACGAGACGACGGACGAGGGCAACGCGAGCATCGATGCCGCAGTCACAGCCGCCGACGAGGCCGACTGCGCGGTCGTCGTCGCACAGGACGACGCGACGGAGTTCACAGACCGCGACTCCCTCGAACTCCCCGGCGACCAGAACGAACTGATCTCGGCCGTCGCCGACGCCGCCGAGCGAACCGTCGTCGTCCTCCGGACCAGCGGTCCCGTCGCAATGCCGTGGCTCGAGGCCGTCGACGCCGTCCTCGAGACGTGGTACCCCGGGCAGGCCGACGGCGAGGCGCTCGCGGCCGTGCTGTTCGGCGACGCGGATCCCGGCGGCCGGCTTCCGGTGACGTTCGGACAGTCGGCGGCAGACTATCCGACCGCCGACGAGGCGGCCTTCCCGGGCGTCGACGACGTCACAAGCTACGATGAGGGCGTCTTCGTCGGCTACCGGTACTTCGACGAGCACGACCGCGAACCGCTGTTCCCGTTCGGCCACGGGCTCTCGTACGCAGCTTTTGAGTACGACAACGCCGCTGTTACCGAGACCGACGCCGGCTTCGAGGTCACCGTCGGCGTCAGCAACGCGAGTGACCGTGCCGGCACGGAGGTCGTACAGGTCTACGCTGCCAAGGCGGCTGCACCCGTCCCGACCCCCGAGCGCGAACTCGTCGGCTTCGAATCAGTCTCGCTCGGGGCCGGCGAATCGACGGCGGTGACCGTCTCGCTCGAGGCCGAGGACTTCGCGTACTACGACGAGAGCGAGGACGGACCGGACGGCTGGACGGTCGCGCACGGTACCAACATGATTGCTGTCGGCCGCTCGTCGCGAGACCTGAAGGCCACGCTCGAGGTCGACGTATAG
- a CDS encoding RidA family protein, which produces MDRYPVSSGTEWESTVGYSRAVRVGSQVHVSGTTATGEDGDVVAPGDPYAQTKYALEVVADALEEAGSSLEDVVRTRLYVTDIDGWEAIGKAHGEVFGDVRPAASMVEVQRLIDPDHRVEIEAVAIVDGPG; this is translated from the coding sequence ATGGACCGCTATCCCGTCTCAAGCGGCACCGAGTGGGAATCGACTGTCGGCTACTCGCGGGCCGTCCGCGTCGGCTCGCAGGTTCACGTCTCGGGGACGACCGCCACCGGTGAAGACGGCGACGTCGTCGCCCCTGGCGACCCATACGCACAGACGAAATACGCACTTGAGGTCGTCGCGGACGCGCTCGAGGAGGCGGGTTCGAGCCTCGAGGACGTCGTCCGAACGCGGCTGTACGTCACGGATATCGACGGTTGGGAGGCGATCGGCAAAGCCCACGGCGAGGTGTTCGGCGACGTACGTCCCGCAGCCAGCATGGTCGAAGTGCAGCGACTGATCGATCCGGACCACCGCGTGGAGATCGAAGCGGTTGCAATCGTCGACGGTCCGGGCTAA